From the genome of Bos indicus x Bos taurus breed Angus x Brahman F1 hybrid chromosome 14, Bos_hybrid_MaternalHap_v2.0, whole genome shotgun sequence, one region includes:
- the MOS gene encoding proto-oncogene serine/threonine-protein kinase mos, producing MPSPLPRRPHLPGDLSPSSGDSRPCSSPCELLGRIPPRARRLRRRLAWCSIDWEQVCLLRRLGAGGFGSVYEATYHGVRVAVKQVSRCSKNPRASRRSFWAELNAARLCHANIVRVLAASTHPPPGFDSLGTVIMEFGGNITLHQVIYGPTGCPGDSGMQLGLERCLKYSLDVVSGLLFLHAQSIVHLDLKPANILISEQDVCKIGDFGCSARLDDLRSPRTPHHLGGTYTHRAPELLKGEPVTPKADIYSFAITLWQMSTREAPFSGERQHVLYAVVAYHLRPALRAPIFTDSVPRKTLAGIVQRCWAALAPERPSAELLLGDLHALKEELGGLETGSR from the coding sequence ATGCCCTCGCCCCTCCCGCGGCGCCCTCACCTGCCCGGCGACCTCTCGCCGTCGTCGGGGGACTCGCGGCCCTGCAGCAGCCCCTGCGAACTCTTGGGTCGCATCCCGCCGCGGGCCCGGCGCCTCCGGCGCCGGCTGGCCTGGTGTTCCATCGACTGGGAGCAGGTGTGTCTGCTACGGAGGCTGGGCGCGGGTGGCTTTGGCTCGGTGTACGAGGCCACCTACCACGGCGTGCGCGTGGCCGTCAAGCAGGTGAGCCGGTGCTCCAAGAACCCGCGGGCGTCAAGGCGCAGCTTCTGGGCCGAGCTCAACGCGGCCCGGCTGTGCCATGCTAACATCGTGCGCGTGCTGGCGGCCAGCACGCACCCGCCCCCGGGTTTTGACAGCCTGGGGACTGTCATCATGGAGTTCGGGGGCAATATCACCTTGCACCAGGTCATCTACGGCCCCACCGGCTGCCCCGGGGACTCAGGCATGCAGCTGGGCTTGGAGAGGTGTCTAAAGTACTCCCTAGACGTGGTCAGCGGCCTGCTGTTCCTCCACGCGCAAAGCATTGTGCACTTGGACCTCAAGCCGGCCAACATCCTCATCAGTGAGCAGGACGTCTGCAAGATCGGGGACTTCGGCTGCTCCGCGAGGCTGGATGACCTGCGGAGCCCGCGAACGCCTCACCACCTGGGTGGCACCTACACTCACCGAGCCCCGGAGCTCCTCAAAGGAGAGCCTGTTACACCCAAGGCCGACATCTACTCCTTCGCCATCACCCTCTGGCAGATGAGCACGCGGGAGGCGCCCTTCTCGGGGGAGCGGCAGCACGTGCTCTACGCCGTGGTGGCCTACCACCTCCGGCCCGCCCTCCGGGCACCCATCTTCACCGACTCGGTCCCCAGGAAGACGCTGGCGGGCATTGTCCAGCGCTGCTGGGCGGCCCTTGCTCCCGAGAGGCCGAGCGCAGAACTTCTCTTGGGGGACCTCCACGCTTTGAAAGAGGAGCTGGGAGGACTCGAGACTGGATCCAGATAA